In Humulus lupulus chromosome 6, drHumLupu1.1, whole genome shotgun sequence, a single genomic region encodes these proteins:
- the LOC133784582 gene encoding receptor-like protein EIX2, whose product MLLLLLASTTHAYGVSHQRQPYCTETERQALLTFKQGLVNPDEILPSWTSNNKDCCTWKGIRCDNLTNHIIMLHLLPNIIHNIDGSYSWIPISGEISASLVQLQYLEYLDLSDNDFTKIPKFIGAFTNLKYLNFSRNSISGNIPSELGNLTKLRYLDLKGSSSLTANSFKWLSHLSYLRIFYLGSTNFSKAKDWFHSFKTAPSLSTLHLSHCQFPDLDDSSFSHITNSTNSITTLAVYRSTFGSTTVSRLLNLTNNLVDLSLVDNNFNIKGSHLPDAFDNLKYLRHLKLVGFDGEVLKSIGSLCRLQELDLFYNEFNSTIIDILERLLDCNNNSLEILNLSQTRQNGPLPRDLSRFLHLRELDVSNNKFNDTLPESIGKLMSLELLDISNNSFIGFVSETHLEKLSKLKYLDLSSNSLTLKRNITWVPPFQLQYINLRSCMIGPQFPSWLQTQSNISQIDLSSSGIAGVIPEWFFNMTSNLENLDLSSNLINSTLPNSLLESNNKSPYVNLSSNNFHGCIPPNLLLKASGLDLSNNNLTCFEPLFCDQIDGTMRYLDLSNNQLFGSIPNCLFHLLRNLLYLNLNNNRLSGVIPSSIASLYRIQALGLGKNNLSGTLPSSMKNCTQLSVLDVGENSLGGTIPKWIGEILTDLVVLQLKSNHFYGAIPSTLCHLQYIQILDISHNRIYGAIPSCMNNFTSMAEKSEESFGSISIGSIGSFETSVVWKGKEYENIQNLDLFRIIDLSSNKLIGEIPMELTYLVGLNQLNLSRNSLGGAIPQNIGNLSGLESLDLSHNNFSGKIPTGLAEISFLAYLNLSFNHLSGKIPTGTQLQSFSASSYVKNFGLCGLPLLTKCPGDHSTSRNHDIKIYNELDQEWFDMSWFFIGLEFGFALGFIGICGASFLNFYRRLAYFRCLNTFEDWLYVMISIRVSKLKRYFNAKCYSM is encoded by the exons ATGCTTCTGCTCTTGCTAGCCAGTACTACGCATGCATATGGGGTTTCTCATCAAAGACAGCCCTATTGTACAGAAACAGAGAGACAAGCTCTTCTCACCTTCAAGCAAGGCCTTGTTAATCCTGATGAGATCTTACCATCTTGGACAAGCAACAACAAAGACTGCTGCACATGGAAAGGAATCAGGTGCGATAACTTGACCAATCATATTATCATGCTTCATCTTCTTCCTAATATTATCCACAATATTGATGGTAGTTATAGTTGGATACCTATTTCTGGTGAAATTAGTGCCTCTTTGGTCCAGCTCCAATATTTGGAGTATTTGGATCTTAGTGACAATGATTTCactaaaattccaaagtttatagGAGCCTTCACAAATCTCAAATATCTTAACTTTTCAAGGAATTCTATAAGTGGAAATATTCCTTCAGAACTTGGAAACCTCACCAAGTTACGTTATCTTGACCTTAAGGGCTCTAGTAGTTTGACTGCTAATAGTTTCAAATGGCTTTCTCACCTCTCTTATCTGAGAATCTTTTATCTAGGTAGTACAAACTTCAGTAAAGCCAAAGACTGGTTTCATTCATTTAAAACAGCTCCCTCCTTATCAACCTTACACCTATCTCATTGTCAATTTCCAGACCTAGATGATTCCTCTTTTTCTCATATCACAAACTCTACCAATTCTATCACAACTCTTGCTGTCTATCGTAGTACATTTGGGTCTACAACAGTTTCTCGCTTGCTTAATTTGACCAATAATCTTGTTGATCTCTCTCTGGTAGATAATAATTTCAATATCAAAGGCAGTCATCTTCCAGATGCTTTTGACAATTTGAAATATCTAAGGCATTTAAAGTTGGTTGGATTTGATGGGGAAGTGCTGAAATCTATAGGGAGTCTTTGCAGGCTTCAAGAATTAGATTTATTCTATAATGAATTCAATTCCACCATCATTGATATCTTGGAAAGACTCCTTGATTGCAATAACAACTCGTTAGAAATTCTTAATTTGTCTCAGACTAGACAAAATGGACCACTGCCTAGAGATTTGTCAAGATTTTTGCACTTGAGAGAGTTGGATGTATCAAACAATAAGTTCAATGATACTTTACCAGAGAGTATCGGCAAGCTCATGAGTCTTGAGTTATTAGACATTTCCAATAATTCTTTCATTGGATTTGTCTCTGAAACACACCTTGAGAAACTCTCCAAATTGAAATACCTTGACTTATCTTCCAACTCTTTAACTTTGAAAAGGAACATCACATGGGTtcctccttttcaactccaatatatcaATTTGAGATCTTGCATGATAGGTCCACAATTTCCTTCTTGGCTTCAAACACAGTCAAATATTTCACAAATTGATTTATCTAGTTCTGGAATAGCTGGTGTCATTCCTGAATGGTTTTTCAATATGACTTCCAATTTAGAAAATTTGGATTTATCTTCCAATCTTATCAACAGCACCTTGCCAAATAGTCTATTGGAATCTAATAATAAGTCTCCATACGTGAATTTAAGCTCTAACAACTTTCATGGATGTATCCCACCAAATCTTCTTCTCAAAGCAAGTGGATTAGATCTTTCCAATAATAATCTCACATGTTTTGAGCCTCTCTTTTGCGATCAAATTGATGGAACAATGAGGTATCTTGATCTTTCTAATAACCAGTTATTTGGAAGCATTCCAAACTGTTTGTTCCATTTATTACGAAATTTGTTATATCTCAATTTGAACAACAATAGGTTGTCTGGTGTGATACCAAGCTCAATAGCTTCCTTGTATAGAATTCAAGCACTAGGTTTGGGGAAAAATAACTTGTCAGGAACTTTACCATCATCCATGAAGAATTGTACACAATTGTCAGTTCTAGATGTTGGAGAGAACAGCTTGGGAGGAACTATACCAAAGTGGATTGGGGAAATACTAACAGATTTGGTTGTTTTGCAACTAAAGTCTAATCATTTTTATGGAGCAATACCATCAACTCTATGCCATCTACAATACATTCAGATTTTGGACATTTCCCATAATAGGATATATGGAGCTATCCCATCTTGTATGAATAATTTCACATCCATGGCAGAGAAATCTGAAGAATCTTTCGGAAGTATTTCAATTGGATCAATTGGATCATTTGAGACGTCGGTAGTATGGAAAGGAAAGGAATATGAGAATATACAAAATTTGGATTTATTTAGAATCATTGACCTTTCAAGTAATAAATTGATCGGAGAGATTCCTATGGAGTTGACTTATCTTGTGGGACTAAATCAGTTGAACTTGTCAAGAAATAGTTTGGGTGGAGCCATACCTCAGAACATTGGGAATTTAAGTGGACTAGAATCACTAGATTTGTCTCATAACAATTTTAGTGGAAAAATTCCTACGGGCTTGGCAGAAATATCTTTCTTGGCATACTTAAATTTATCATTTAATCATTTGTCAGGAAAGATCCCCACAGGTACTCAATTGCAAAGTTTCAGTGCTTCTTCATATGTTAAAAATTTTGGATTATGTGGACTTCCTCTTTTGACTAAATGCCCTGGAGATCATTCAACTTCTAGAAATCATGACATTAAAATCTACAATGAACTTGATCAAGAATGGTTTGATATGTCATGGTTTTTCATTGGTCTTGAATTTGGATTTGCTCTTGGTTTTATTGGAATTTGTGGAGCTTCGTTCCTAAACTTTTATCGGAGACTTGCTTATTTTCGATGCTTGAATACATTTGAAGATTGGCTTTATGTGATGATAAGCATTAGAGTTTCTAAATTGAAGAGATACTTCAATGCTAAATG CTATAGCATGTGA